CCGGGGGATGGGCGTCATCGACCTGGCCACAGCACTCACCCAGGGCACCGCACCTGCCTGCACCGGCGCACGGGCCGCCCGCGTCGCCGCAGTCAGCGACGCCATCCTCCGAGCCGCAGCCCGCCCTCACCGCGCGCTGCTCACACCACCCCACCAACACGGCACCGCCCACGCCGAGGGCACCACCACCATCGCCAAGGAGTCGACACGATGAGCCGTACCCAGCAGACCTTCAAGGCCGTGATCTTCGACTTCGGCGGCGTCCTGACCAACCCCATGGACGACACTGCCGTCGCGTTCGCCCAAGAGATAGGCCTGTCGACGTTCGCATACCGCGACACCGTCGCCTTCGACCCCGCTGGCCGCGCGCTCTACGCCCAGCTGGAACGTGGAGACATCAGCCAGACAGAGTGGAACCAGGGGATCGCCGGCATCCTGGGCATCGATGCCAACAACCTGATGGGCCGGGCCCTGGCCACACTGGCCCCTGAAAAGCTCGTGGTGAACGCCGCACAGTCAATCCGCGCCGCCGGTCTCAAGACAGCCATCCTGTCCAACAGCATGGGCCTGGAACCCTTCAACCCGTACACGCCGTGGGACCTGGAAGCCAACCATGACGTGATCGTCTTTTCCGAGCAGCACCGGATCCGCAAGCCGGATGCCGCGATCTACCAGCTCACCCTCGACAAGCTGGGCCTGCCCGGCTCGGCCTGCATCTTCGTCGACGACAACCCGAGCAACCTCATCCCCGCCCAGCACCTCGGCATGGCCACGGTCCACGCCACCACCCCCGTGGAGACCGTCGCCAAGCTCCAGCAACTCCTGGGGATCCCGCTCGACTGAGCCGGCACACCTGACGGCTCCAGAAGGCCCGGGGTGCGACGGCTCGAGCCGTCGCACCCCGGGCTCGCCGCCGTCCTTCCCCGGCCGAACCTGCAGCCCGAACCTGACGCACGCACCCCCACCACCGCCCTCAACGCCCATGTCCCGACGCCGGTAGTCGCAGCCCCAATTCCCCAAGCTCCAGTACCGGTGCTCCGCGCGTGCACCGGCTCCAGCAGCCCGCTGCGGAAACGAACTTCCTTGGCCGTCGCAGCGGTGCACCAAGGCGTTCAGGCCCGCTCGTCCAGGCACCAAGCGAATGGAGCACCCACCATGAGTACGACACCCCGCCTCGCGGCGCCCGTGTCCCAGGGTGACCGGATCGGCATCGTCACCGTCTCCGCCCCGGAGCCCGCCGCCCTTCCGGACGACTTCTCCCGCGGCGTCCAGGCGCTTACCGGGCTCGGTTTCGAAGTCGTCGTGGGCGCCCACGCCACCGGCCGGTCCGGATACCGCGCCGGCACCACCGACGAGCTCCTGGACGACTTCCACCAGATGATCGCCGACCCATCGATCGCCGCCGTGGTCTGCGCGGGCGGCGGAAGGAACTCCAACCGTCTCCTGTCCGGACTCGACCTCCCCTTGATTGCCGCCAACCCGAAGCTGATCGTCGGCGTGAGAGATCCCAGCCTCCTCCTCAACGCGATCACCTCGCGAACCGGCCTCGTCACCCTCCACGGGCCCTCGGTGATGTGGGACTTCGGGGACCCGGAGTCGCCATGCGAGACGGCCGAGCACTTCGCCGAGATGCTCGCCGGCCAGAGTGCCGCCGCCCGGATCGACGCACCCCTGACCTGGACCCGACCGGGCTCCGCCGAAGGCCACTTGATCGCGGGGTGTCTTTCGTCGCTGCGTTGCCTGCTTGGCAGGCCATGGGAGCCGCGCTGGGACGGAGCGATCCTGGCGGTCGAGGACGCCTTCAAGCCGACGGACGTCCTTGATCAGGCCTTCACCCACCTGCGGGACGTGGGGGTCCTCGACAAGATCGCGGGCCTGATCGTCGGGGAGAGCGTCGGCTGCGAGGCGACCGCGGGCATCACGGTCACCGCCATGGTCGACGAGCTGTGCCGCGAGTACGCCTGGCCCTTCGCCCACGGCCTGCCGTACGGGCACACCCCGCGCAAGTACACCCTCCCCATCGGCGCCACCCTGCGCGTGGACTCAGCCGCCGAGCACCCGCTCACCTTCGTCTCACCCTGGGTATCCGCAGCATGAAGCACCTGGCCAAAGCCCTGCAGCTTCAGCCCCTAGGGTGCCGGCGGCTAGCAAGGTCCGCAGGGTGTAGGTTCTCAATCTCCGCGTCATACGTCGAGCCTGTGAGCTGCGTGTTCTTCCTGTGTCTCACGCCATGTCATTCCCTGGCTGTCTCAGATCCGTGTCATTTCCTCGGCCCGCCAGTCAGGACGCAAGGGCGCGGTAGACGTCGTCGCAGTACAGCCGGCGTGCCAGGACATCCCTCGGCAGCCGGGCCCAGCAGGAGGTGCAGAAGCGAATCCGCGGCCATGCCTCCAGAGTCCCGCTCGCCCAAGATCCTCGCGATCCCCAGGGCGTCCCCGATACGGGCGCACAGCAGGAGCGAGACCGGACTCACCGCGCGTCCCCCGTCCGACCCGGGAGCGACTGGCCCTGTGAGATCCCTCCGCAGCATGACGGGCCGTTCTGCCGCGCAGGGAGTAGGCTCGATACCCAATAGATTTTGTTGGGTAAGGAGTCGTGATGGCGAAGCCAACGGATGCCTTCATCACGCTCCCGGGCGGTCAGCGCATCGAGGTGTCGGTCGGAGACGCTGGCGACGTCAGGTTGCCCAAGAACTACGCCGTGGTGGACGCTACGCGCGTTCGGGCACTGGAGCGCCCCTCCCGGCTTCGGTCGGTCGCAGGTCGTGCCACAGTCCCCGCAAAGAGCATCGCGCTTAGGTACAAGCCGGCCGCCAGTGCATACCAGCCCAAACAGGCGTTGGAGCGCGTTCTCGGCGTACTGGGTAATAACGGGGCGGCGGCGTTGCTCGGCGTTTCATCTTCTCAGCCGACTAGGTGGAAATCTGGTCGAGAGCGAATGAGTCCGGCCAGCGTTAGCGCCGTCGTTAATCTGGACGCGTTTTTGTCTCTTCTCTTCACTGTTTTCACGCCAGAACAAGCCGAACTCTGGCTTAGCGGTCAAGAGCCGTTGCTCGGTGGCGCGCGTCCGGCCGATGTCTTTCGCTCGAAAGGGCTAGCAGCTCTCGCGCCGATACTGCAGGCGATTGAACAAGGTGCCTATGCTTGAGCATGCCCCAGTACTATCGCGTCTGCGTGTATGACGCTTCCGCTCGGCCAGGACAGAATGGGCATCCACTCTACCGGTGGCCAGCGCAGGGTTATGGTCGTATTGACGATCCAGTGGGTGAGTACTTGGTTTTGTATCTCGCCGATACACCTCAAGGTGCGGTCGCGGAGACGCTGGGTCGTTACCAAAGTTGGGCACGTGCAGTGCTTGCCCCGCCCCCCAAGGCGCCACCTGGAAGTGTGCTGGCCCTTGCGACGTACGCGGGTGACCCCGCTGTATGTGACCTTGACGACGGGCCTCGACTTGTGGAATTGGGGCTGCGGCCATCAAATGTGATCACGCGAGATCGCGCCGTGACCCAGTCGTGGGCCCGTGCCCTGTTTGAGCGTCCCGACGGAAAAGGCGGCAGGGAATTCTCAGGCGCTTCATGGTGGTCTTATTACAAACCTGAGTGGTCCTCTATCGGCCTTTGGGATCTGAATTTGTCGGTGGAAGACATTGAGCCGCTCGAATTGAAACATCCCTCTGTGGTGGAGGCGGCAGATGAATTGAATAAGCTCATCAGCTGATGCGTTGTTGGATCTCGCGGCACAGCCACGGCGCCAGCACACTGTTCGCGAGGCCCGCACCGCAGTCGCATCACTCAAATGGGTGAGCGCCCTCACCAGCCAGTCTCAGGATCGTGTCCTATCTGCCAGCGATAGGACATCGATCGTGGGATTAGGACACGGGATTTGGGACCCTACACAGGGGGTCTGGGGTTAGCCGACGGTGCTGTGCTGCGTGTCCTCGACTTGGCCCAGCCAGGGCACCGCCTCGCCGCGGCAGGACTGGTTGACGGGAGTGAGACCCTCGCCGTCGGGCTCGTCGAGCGCCGGAATGGTGACGCCCATCCAGGCGTCTCCGTAGTCGTACGCCGCGATATGGGTGCCGCACGTGCCGCAGAATCCCCGCCGGGTCTTACCCGGGTACGTGTCGTACCAGGTCGGCTCGCCTCCCTCCCCGGTCCACTCGAATCCGTCGAGGGGGAACGCCACCCACGACATCATCGGCGCCCCGCCGCGCTTCTTGCAGTCCCGACAGCTACAGGTGTGGGGGTAGTCCGGGTCCCCCTTCGCTTCGAACCGGATCCGACCGCAGTCCGGGTGGCACCCACCGGAACGGGTCGCGCCGGTTGTGTCGGAGGTGGCGTTCAAGTTCGTTCATCTCCCCTGTATGGCAATCGAGTTCAGTGCGAGAGCTTGCCATCCGGGTGTGGCCGGCAGTGGTCCGCGCCGCCTCCCGTCGAAGGGGAACATACATCCGGCACTCGACACGGCGTTGAAGGCAGCAAGCGGTTTTCGGTGACCTGCCCCTGCAGCGGCCACTTCCGGCCAACCTCGCACGGCCGTCGTCCCGGGAAGCCCGGCGGCAGCCGGAAACGATCACGGGTGGCGCCTGGGAGGCGGGCTCGCCGAGGTAGGCCAGAACCCGCTGCTCCGACTCGGCGCCTGCCCTCTACTGGCTCCTCCAGTTCCAGCACCTCCCAACCCGCCTCAGCCCGTCACGCAGACGGGCCTCCTCGCCGTGCGCGGGAATCTGGCTGAACTGGGTTTTCCACACGTCGAGTTGAAGGAGGGGTCACCGTGCCGAGCAGTAGCCCGGGCGCCAAGGTCCGGGTACAGCGACCGCGGCGACGCCGATCAAGCGCCGCCGGGGCACGCGCCAGGCCAAGCCGTGGCACCACCTCCGGCACGCGGACCCCCTGGTCGATGTCCGAGGATCGCGCAAGCCCCTGATCGGGTGCCGCGCCGCGACGGCCACTCGAACGCGTGAGTTCAAAAGCCACCAGGTAGGCCGCTACTGCCCAACGTGCAAGATCCGCATTCACGTTCGAGATATTCGCCCGTCCGGGGCCGTTACGGCCGCGGAACCGGAGCGTTCTTAGAGCACCAGTGCCAACCTGCCGCCCAGATGGAGGACATCGTGAACGCCGAGCCCGCCCCCGTCCATCGGTCCCTCGAATTCGAACAGTGGCGGCGGTCCCCGCTCGCCGTCCGGTTCCGGGGACCCCGTCAATCCGGCGTCTGCGTGCGCGGCGCGGCACGACGGGATGCGAGGTGGTCGGCGTGAGCGGGATCGGCGATACAGCGGCCGGGAATGTACCCGGCCCGCGTGCCACCGAGCTGCCGCTCCCTCCGGCGGCAATGCCGGCCGGGCCGGAGGACGGGGACATGACCGAGGGCCTGGAGGAGGCGTACTGGTCGGTTCATGACGGCGCCGCCGCGAGCGCCACCGTGTACCAGGTCCTGGCTCGGCTGCCCAAGATCACCGCCGTCATCGGCCGGCTCGCCTGGCAAGCGGACCGCCGCTCCACCCTCGCGGCCATCGTCTGCCAGCTGGCCTCGGCGGCCATGGCCGCCTTCGGGCTGATCGCTTCGGTCAAAGTCCTCCAGCACCTCTTCGCGGAGGGCCCCACGCCCGACCGTGTGCGTGCTGCGATCCCCCAGATCCTGATCGTGGCGGGCTTCCTCGCGGCGCGGGCCCTGCTGGAGGCTGCGGTCGCGGTGGCCCAGGCCCGCGTCACACCCAAGATCCGCACCGCCCTCGAATGCGAGTTCCTCCACCTCACCGCGCACGTGCGCCTCGAGGCAGTCGAGGATCCCGACTGGCACGACGAGGTCCACCGTGCCAACGACCGTGGGCTCTTCTACGCGAGGATGATCGTCGGACAGGTCGTCTCCCTCGCCTCCGCGACCCTCGGGCTGATCGGTACGGCCGGCGTGCTCGGTGTCCTGCACCCAGCTCTTTTACCTCTCCTGCTGCTGTCGGTCCTGCCGGTGGGCGCGGCCGCCGTGCGCAGCGCACGGGCCCGGTTCAAGTCCTTCAAGCGGTGGAACGCGCTGCAGCGCCGAGTCCGGGTGTTCTCCTGGCTGCTGCTCGACGTGGACGCGGCCGCCGAACTGCGCTCCGACACGGCCCAGGGAGCGCTACTAGACGAGCACCGCCGCCTGACCACCAGAATCGCCGAGGAGGACACCCGCCTCGGCGTGAGCTCCGCCGTGCTCAACCTCACCGGCCGGACCGTTGGTGGGATCGGCACCGGCATCACGTACGCGGCGCTGGCCGGCATGCTGATCGCCGGCTGGCTGCCGCTGGCGGCGGGGGCCGGGGCCGTCCTGGCGATCCAGGCGGGCCGCGCCTCCCTGACCCAGCTCATCGAGGTGGGACACCTCGTGTACGAGCACGCCCTGTGGGTCGATGATCTCCTCGCGGTCCAGGAGCGGAGCCGCCGCCTCCTGCCGCGGACATCCAAGGTGCGTGCTCCGGACAAGGTGAAGGAAATCGTCGTCCAGGACGTCCACTTCAGCTACCCCGGCAAGGACACCCCGGCCCTGAACGGCGTCTCCTTCACCCTGCGCGCCGGGGAGACCGTGGCATTCGTCGGTTTCAACGGGTCCGGGAAATCAACAATGTCGAAGGTCCTGGCAGGCCTATACGAGGCTCAGCAAGGAAGCGTGAGCTGGGACGGCGTCGACGTTCGGGACATGGACACCCAGTCCCTGCACGAGCGGGTTGCCTGTGTCCTGCAGGACCCGGTCCGCTACCCCTTCAGCGCTCTGTCGAACATCACCGTCGGCGCCGGCAGCCTGACCGAGGCATATCCGGAGCGGGTCATGGCCGCCGCTCGGGCTTCCGGAGCCGACAAGGTGATCGCCGCGCTCCCCGGCCAGTGGCAGGCGACGCTGTCCAAGCGGTTCAAGAAGGGACGCCAGCTCTCCGGCGGAGAGTGGGCGAAGATCGCCGTGGCCCGCGGCCTCTACCAGCTTGCGGTTCTGCTTCTCCTGGATGAGCCGACCGCGAGCATGGACCCGCCGTCCGAGCACGCCGTGTACGAGGCCGTGCTGCGAGGCCGACTGCGACCGGACCAGATCACGGTGCTCATCTCCCACCGGCTCGCGAGCGTCGTCGACTGCGACCGAATCCTGGTCTTCGACAGCGGCCGCATCGTCGAGTCCGGATCTCA
The Streptomyces sp. NBC_01296 DNA segment above includes these coding regions:
- a CDS encoding HAD family hydrolase — encoded protein: MSRTQQTFKAVIFDFGGVLTNPMDDTAVAFAQEIGLSTFAYRDTVAFDPAGRALYAQLERGDISQTEWNQGIAGILGIDANNLMGRALATLAPEKLVVNAAQSIRAAGLKTAILSNSMGLEPFNPYTPWDLEANHDVIVFSEQHRIRKPDAAIYQLTLDKLGLPGSACIFVDDNPSNLIPAQHLGMATVHATTPVETVAKLQQLLGIPLD
- a CDS encoding S66 peptidase family protein, with translation MSTTPRLAAPVSQGDRIGIVTVSAPEPAALPDDFSRGVQALTGLGFEVVVGAHATGRSGYRAGTTDELLDDFHQMIADPSIAAVVCAGGGRNSNRLLSGLDLPLIAANPKLIVGVRDPSLLLNAITSRTGLVTLHGPSVMWDFGDPESPCETAEHFAEMLAGQSAAARIDAPLTWTRPGSAEGHLIAGCLSSLRCLLGRPWEPRWDGAILAVEDAFKPTDVLDQAFTHLRDVGVLDKIAGLIVGESVGCEATAGITVTAMVDELCREYAWPFAHGLPYGHTPRKYTLPIGATLRVDSAAEHPLTFVSPWVSAA
- a CDS encoding RES domain-containing protein gives rise to the protein MPQYYRVCVYDASARPGQNGHPLYRWPAQGYGRIDDPVGEYLVLYLADTPQGAVAETLGRYQSWARAVLAPPPKAPPGSVLALATYAGDPAVCDLDDGPRLVELGLRPSNVITRDRAVTQSWARALFERPDGKGGREFSGASWWSYYKPEWSSIGLWDLNLSVEDIEPLELKHPSVVEAADELNKLIS
- a CDS encoding GFA family protein; translation: MNATSDTTGATRSGGCHPDCGRIRFEAKGDPDYPHTCSCRDCKKRGGAPMMSWVAFPLDGFEWTGEGGEPTWYDTYPGKTRRGFCGTCGTHIAAYDYGDAWMGVTIPALDEPDGEGLTPVNQSCRGEAVPWLGQVEDTQHSTVG
- a CDS encoding ABC transporter ATP-binding protein: MTEGLEEAYWSVHDGAAASATVYQVLARLPKITAVIGRLAWQADRRSTLAAIVCQLASAAMAAFGLIASVKVLQHLFAEGPTPDRVRAAIPQILIVAGFLAARALLEAAVAVAQARVTPKIRTALECEFLHLTAHVRLEAVEDPDWHDEVHRANDRGLFYARMIVGQVVSLASATLGLIGTAGVLGVLHPALLPLLLLSVLPVGAAAVRSARARFKSFKRWNALQRRVRVFSWLLLDVDAAAELRSDTAQGALLDEHRRLTTRIAEEDTRLGVSSAVLNLTGRTVGGIGTGITYAALAGMLIAGWLPLAAGAGAVLAIQAGRASLTQLIEVGHLVYEHALWVDDLLAVQERSRRLLPRTSKVRAPDKVKEIVVQDVHFSYPGKDTPALNGVSFTLRAGETVAFVGFNGSGKSTMSKVLAGLYEAQQGSVSWDGVDVRDMDTQSLHERVACVLQDPVRYPFSALSNITVGAGSLTEAYPERVMAAARASGADKVIAALPGQWQATLSKRFKKGRQLSGGEWAKIAVARGLYQLAVLLLLDEPTASMDPPSEHAVYEAVLRGRLRPDQITVLISHRLASVVDCDRILVFDSGRIVESGSHQELMALGGDYASMFTLQASGYHPGTPTTEDAAR